The Pogoniulus pusillus isolate bPogPus1 chromosome 18, bPogPus1.pri, whole genome shotgun sequence genomic sequence GACCCACGTTACTGCCAAAGAAAACAGACCAAAACAAACGTTTAGCTGAATGCAGTAACTGACAGTGGCACTTCAGAAGTCAGCATAAAACTAAGCACTATCATGTTTTATCAAGAGAAAGAACAGTCTTCCTTAAATGTTTTTTACACACCAACAAGAAGTGCTGGTAAATGGTCTAACCAGTTTTACTACTGCAACAGCAGATGCTATTGTTAATTCATGTAAGTGTCTTAAAACAGTTAAGAACAAACATGCAACAACAAACTCAAAGCATAAATGTGTTTGGTTTAGCAAGCACACACTTAAATTCTAGTCGACACTGCAGCTCATTATAAATCCACTCTGCCAGCCGCAGAACATTTCAGAACCAAATGTCTATCCGGTTTCTACAATCTGGTCCTTAAACTCCCCCATGTGGTTGACTGCTAAATAACATTTCTTGACTCAGACCCCGAAAATCGCCAAGGGACAACAAAAAGACAAAGCTACCCCCAAAACACGGACAGAGCCACGGAAAACTGAAATGAAAGCTGAAGCCACCAgagacaaggcagagcagaacactaCAGACAGCACATGACTGTTCTGTTCTACAAATCACAGCACCAGAAAGAACCGGAGTTACAGACTTTATAACCACGGACTGGATTCCTCTTCAGTCCTCTTGACTGATTATTTCTTCTGAGAAGCACGATGGTGCTTCTCCATAAACGGCACCAAAGAATCACTCTGCTGTTCACAGACATTACGGTACCAAAACTGCAGCATCTTTGAATAAAATGCCTTTTATACAACCTTGCATCATTCAAGGTCTCAGTGGTATTTAACTGACAAATTGTATTTCATTGATGAACACTGTCCCCATTTGAAACAGTAATATGTGTTACCCTCTCCCACATCAGGTTCATCAATGCACAGTCTTTGATATAAGAACAGAAAGTTTTAGAAGAACTGATCCCCAAATTTAAATGCATGTAACCTACATGAGATTCTGCCAACTACACCTCCTTATTAACCTAGTGCTTGTCAAAGGGGCAgacaggggaggtggtggcaatACTGTTTAATCAACGATTGGCTGCAGAGGCAAACAGACAAGAAACAAATGCACATTTACTTTAATCAATGTGCATGTTATCCACACAGGACAAATCTAAGTCCTTTTCAAAGGCTGTTTTACTATTTACATAAACCTGCTTGATCCTTCAGCCTATGGGATATATTTAACACCactcagctttcctgcagccaaGAACTAGCCCAAAGAAATACCAACACACCTGTAGAAATCACTTTCTGGGTCACTATGCCTTAGCTGAAATGGCATTTTGGGGATCTTGCTATCCAGAGGAAGCAGGTCATCAGGGAGAGGTGGAGAGGCCGGACGAGGTGGCAAAGGTTCATTATCTTCAGCTTTTATGCCTTCCGCTTGCTGCTGGTTTTGGGCCTGCGCCATAGCGATCAGGCTGCGCAGGTGCCTGTTGTGCTGGATGAGCTGAATGGTGTGAATTGTGAGGCTACACGGCTCCGAGGGGATGTCCAACATGGTGGTCAGACGGGGCTTGTTTGCAGATGGCTGATGCAGCGGAGGATCTTGGACTTCCACAGTGCGAAACTCGCGCTGGAGCAGATCGAAGGAGCTGCGGTTGGCCTGGTTAGACGAAACCGGGATCTCCCCCCAGTACCGCAGCATTTTCACACAGGTCACGGATCGTTCTGAGCGGCCGGACGGCAGCTAACAAACGCTGACGTACAGAGCAGCCTGGTCGCAGGGGCAGGTGCTAGATTTTggacagcaacagcagccggggTGATCCTCTGAATAAAGCAAATTATATCTGacagaaagctgctgctcagcGCCTCAGCAAGCAGCGCCGTTTCCACAGTGGCATTCGGGCTCCAAAGCTGGCAGTTAACTGATTACATTGCTGCTTCGCCTggcaggaggggaagaagaaacagaagtgaGCTGTAACTATTTCTGCTTCTAACAGGGACTGGGCCGCGCCGGCATCTCACAGAGCAGGGCCCGAGTACGCCCGGACTTGCTTGCGAGAAACTCCAGGCACCGCGCTCGGCTCGCCCCCCGTCCCCAGAAGGCCTCGCCGCCCGCCATCCCTTCCCgtgccccagctgctggcccCCGGCTCGCCCCCGGGCACGCAGCGCCCCCGGCGCGCAGCTCCCCCGCTCCGTACCCCGCAGCGCTGCCGCCTCCCGCTCCGGGACGCCGGCCCGGAAGTAGGCCCTGGTCCGCCCCCCGAAGCTGTTCCCCCATCAACAGCGTtcctttgggaagggagaagggaagcgATCGCCTCCGCTGCTGCTCCCGGCTCCGCTGGTGCTGCCTCACTCCTTGCCTTACTCCTTAGGCTACCTTGGACTGTGGCTGACGCAACGGCGTGACCCACTGCAGCTGCACACTCCCCGTCCCGGTACGGCAGCCGCAACAGTTCTGGTCTCCGGAGGACTCTATTTGGCAGCGGACTCGGGAAGATGGAGGAGGCCATGGAGACAGAGGCCGGTGCCGAGCCCGTCGCCTTCAAGCTGCCGAGCAGGCCGCTAGCCGCTGCGCCCCGCGCCGCCGAGGGCGGCGAGCCAGGACCCAGCCCGCCGCTGCCCCGCACTGCCGCCGCGCCGCCGGCGCTGCGCTACGAGGAGCCGCCGTGGGGGAGCCGCCCGCCGGCCGGCGCCGGCTatgggctggaggtgctgaagggcgGCGTTGTGGCGGGGTCAGTGCGGCTGGAGGACGGGAGCTGGTTCCTGGTGGGGCGGCTGCCGGGCTGCGCACTGACCCTGGAGCACCCGTCGGTTTCGCGGCACCACGCCGTCCTGCAGTACCGTGGCGCTGGCGGCTCCTCCGACAGCCCTGATGCCGCCGACGCCGCCGGCTTCTACGTGTACGACCTGGGCAGCACCCACGGCACCTTCCTCAACAAAGCTCGGCTGCCGCCCCGCACCTACTGCCGGGTGCGGGTTGGCCACGGACTCCGCTTCGGTGGCAGCTCTCGCCTCTTCTTCCTGCAGGTGGGTCGGGGTCTGGGCGGCTATGCTGCGCTCCCTGGGGCATGCGTCGGGTCACTTACGAGGTTAAGGCTCCCCCGCATCTGGCTCAGGACGCGGTTGCGACTGCATCTCCCTGGCATCTCCGGGTGAAAGCCACTTCTGAGGCGTGAGACAATGTAGATGTTTCAGAACGCTGCAACACTTCATACAGCCAAGGGCTGCCGTAGCTGTTTCACTGAAGAAAAGCAGTGGGCTGTAGGTACCCAGTGCTAGCTTCacggtgaggctggagctgaaggACAGAGCGAGGCCGTGGGGTGCCTGCATCGCTctggggcacagggcagctctgccgagGGCTCAGTATGAGAACAGGCTTGGCAGCTTCATCCAGTGTGCAGTAGGTGCAAAAGGCAGTTCTCGGGAACAGTGTGATCTGTCAGGAAAGTAAAGCACTAATACTTCTTTGTGAACAGGGGAAGCTTTTGTTAGCGGGCACTTAGCCCTGCAtgcacttcagaagctgctcatTCTTTCAGGTTAGAATGACTTAgacttagaatcaaccaggttggaagagacctccaagatcatccagtccaacctagcacccagccctaaccaatcaactagaccatggcactaagtgcctcatccaggcttttcttgaagacccccaaggacggtgcctccaccacctccctgggcagcccattccaatgggaaatcactctctctgtgaagaacttcttaatatccagcctatacctaccctggcacaacttgagactgtgtcccccttgttctattgctggttgcctgggagaagaggccaccccccacctggctacaatgccccttcaggtagttgtagacaggttCTCCCATTTTGCTTTCTGCCTTTTAAACACAGACCTGTTTGAGATTGGTCTGGCTGCCACAGTGCTCATTTCTtaccacccacccaccccttTTTGGAAAGAGCATTGAAACTGACATATTTGTGAATGCAAACCATACCAAGTGGTCTAATAATTCCACTTTTTGAAGAGTACTCTAACAGTGTGTTTATGTTATTGTACATAATCTGCATGTATGCTGAAAACAGTTCCTGTTACTGCTTGTGCCATAGGGACCCACAGAGGACCAGGAGTCTGAGTCAGAACTAACTGTCACTCAGCTGAAGGCACTGcgcaagcagcagcaagcaaaatTAGAAAAGACAATGTTGGGAGAGGACTCTGATGAGGAAgatgaaaaagaggaaagaagtgaGAGAAACCAGAACACCGACATGAGCTGCTCATGGGGAATGGGTAAGTGAGGAGGTATAAATTAGCTGATAACACCTTGGAAGATCTGTAAGCCATTTTTCAGCAAATACTCTGGTTGAAATTCCAGCTGAATGCTGGGTGTCCCAATCCAGTGCACTTCTTGAGTGCAAGTTAAGCTTTTTCCTTATAGAAAGAGAAGTACTGTGACAGGGCAAGCTTCTATCTGGGGGGAAATACGTTAGAGCTTCTTTTATAAGGGAGAAGGTAATTTGCCTGCACCTATAAAAGACCATGAAACTGAGAGTTTACCTGAATGCTTTGTTCCCATGATCATGTCCACACTTCTGCCTGAGGTAAAATTTAATCGCTTGAGCCTTTTTCTTCATCGTGACTGTTTTTAAAGAGGAAGTCCACATCTTAAACCTACAAGAAATTCCTATTAATGAGCCCTTCAGTACAGAATGAATTGGAGCCTTTTAAATGGAAATACCTAAGCATGTAAACCCTTGAAAATGTTTGCAGCTGCAGTGATGTCACCTGCAGACTGTAGCCCGTGATGCGATAACTAACAACTGATTATTGGATGCAGAAATAATACTCAAACTAAAGGGAATAATCTTAGGGTAAGGTAGCAGCTACTTCCTTCAAGCTAATGAAAGTTGAAATGCACTGCTTCTCTAATGTGTCATCATTTGGTTTTGCATTTTGTATGTTGCCTTCTAggggaggatgctgaggaggaTGAGGTTGAAGAAAACCCTATTGCTATTGATTTTCAGGATACACAAGATGCCTTCTACATGAAAGATCCTAGGAAGGCCTTGCAGGGATTTTTTGACAGAGAAGGtacttcaccttttttttttccctccttttctctaaATGTAGGATTTCTTCTATTTGGCAGAGTGTGATGTTCATGCTTATATTTGTCTTTGGGAACCAAGGTATGGGAGCTAAACATTTCTgttatattacagaatcacagaattctagaGGTTGGTAGTGACCTCCATAGTttgagtccaatctccctgcccaggcaggatcACCCTGGGTAGTTCACTCAGGAACGCAtcgaggcaggttttgaaagtctccagaggaggagattccacaacccctctgctgggcagcctgttccagggctctgtcaccctcactgtaaataagtttctcctcatgttgaggtgaaaccttttatgtttgagtttgtacccattgctccttgtcttattgctgttaACCAGTGGAAAGAgattggctgagggagctgggggtgtgcagcctggagaagagaaggctcggggggacctcattgctgtctacaactacctgaaaggaaggtTGTGaggtttggtttcttctcccaggcaaccagcaacagagtgAGGGggtacagcctcaagttgtgccaggggaagtataggctggatgttaggaggaagttgttgccagagagagtgattggcattggaatgggctgcccagggaggtggtggagtcactgtccctggaggtgttgaagcaaagcctggatgaggcatttagtgccatggtcttgttgactggatagggctgggggatggattggactggatgagcttggaggtctcttccaacctggttgattctatgattcttcaagcGGCCACTTAGACATTTTTTCTGATCTGAAAAAGCCTTGACTTGTGAAGCAACAACCACAAAAGCACACCCACTGAAGATTCCATggcttaaaaaaagaaaccacaggAGTAAAAATTCAAGCCTTTGATGTGTTACAAGGGCATTTTGTCTTTTGTTTAACCATGACATTCTTCTCTTCTGTAAAGATTATGCCTTTTTATTTCAATTCTGGTTTCTACATCAactttttttgtctctttagGGGAAGAGTTAGAGTATGAATATGATGATCGTGGGCACAATAGCTGGCTCTGCAGGATCAAGTATGTATATCTCTGTTCATTGTGGTAGTAGAAGCTGACTTCTTTGAATTCACAAACAAAAGCTGAAGGAGTTACTTGTCTTGTGACACTTGGGAGGGAGATCAGACATAATTAGACCTAACCCCTGATACCAAGACAGGAGTTCAGGGATCAGTGTCTGCATTCATTTCTGGTCCAGCAGTGTTTGGTTTTCCCTAGAGATGAAACTGAAAGCAAGAGTCCACTTGTTTTGAGAAATAAACAACGTTGAAATAAGAGAGAGGAAACTAGGAAACAGTATCTTTCAGTTCCTAATGGGACACAAAATCATCACTCATTCTGTTGTACAGCCAgtttctgatacaagccagtTTTTCATGAGTTCCTGAAAGAGGCCACTAATGTCATTCTTTTCTAAGACAGGAGAAACTGAGGTTAAAAACTAGGTCAAGAGGATAGGTTTCAAATGGAAAGGTACAACATTGCAGTGACTGTAATGCTTAAGAAACTTTTGCTTCAGCATGGAAAGTATCTTTTACTGGTGTTACATAGATTCAAGATACTGATACTTACAGTGATTTGGGATTGATGTTTAACCTTTAACTTCTTATATTTCCAATGGAATGAATATAGGAAGAATTACTGTTTAGACTAGTGAaataaaaatgtatttacaTGCATTGGGAAATCCATGCATCTGTTTTGGCTGGTATCATGTGAAATGAAAAGTGAAAATATTTCATACACAGAAAAAGCCCAGATTGAAATTAAAAAATCAATGCCCGTGTCATGAGCAAAATACTGGGGAGCATCTGTGAAAAGCTATTTGTATCTGAGCTGTTCCCTGATCCTTCAAACTAAACAGGTTGCCTGTGGATGATGCATCAGGGAAGCAGCTGGTGGCAGAGGTTCTCCATtctggaaagaagaaggaagcaATGATACAGTGCGCGCTGGAAGCTTGCAGGCTACTTGATGCTCGGGGAGTACTGAGGCAAGAAGCAGGTGAATAAATGCTCAAATGTGCTGTGATCATTCTAAAAGCCCTAAATTACAGATGGGAGGTTGAACTTATTTGACTGCTCAGTGGCATGCAGATAATTCTGTTTCTTGCATTCTGCCTTTTCTAGTATCTCGAAAAAGGAAATCGAAGAACTGGGAAGATCAGGATTTTTATGACAGTGATGATGACACTTTTCTTGATCGAACTGGTGCTGTGGAAAAGAAACGACTCAACAGAATGAGAAAAGCTggtaaaatagaagaaaaaccAGAGACCTATGACTCCCTGGTAAGAAGGATTATTGTGCCAAGCGTGTTACAGGTTAGAGTGGAGCCCTCCCTCAGTAACTTATTGCAAATCTGCACCAGGGAGAGAAAATTCACTACAACTTAGGATATGGGGAAGTCAGAAAATTGAAGATGTATTTTTACAGTTAAAATAAATATAGGCAAAATATACTATTACAGAATATATGTatgccattagaatgggctgcccagggaggtggtggagtcaccgtccctggaggcattcaagaaaagcctggatgaggcacttagtgccatggtctagatgactggatagggctgggtgctaggttggactggatgagcttgaaggtctcttccaacctgtttgataaagagaaaaaagacaaaatgtagTTTTAAGAAGACCTAAGCATTTTCTTCCTTCATAGGTCACAAAGCTAAATGAAGCTGAAAATGAGCTTTCTGAGATAACAGAGAAGCTGAAGGGTTCAGGGAAAGGTAAGGCACAAAGTTCTTTTGGTCATGGTACTTTCTATAAACAACAGCAAAGAGATAAAAATACATCTTATAGATTTCTGTCATAAGTGCTTTTGGCTTTTAGTGTCCACTCTTTGCAAAGGGGTAGGAAAGTTTGCAAGTCGCTGAGTTAGCTGGAGAAGATACTTCATCCAGTACTTTATGTACTCTGTGTGTGTAGTCCCTTGCTAATCAATGCAGCATCTTCCAAAGCAAATAACACCTAAGTTAAGGAGGTGAATGTACAAGCTTCTGGAGCTTGAGGAGAGTAAGAACTGTTACTGTTTATCTGCTCATATTAGTGAAACTGACCCAACtgagaaacactttttttttctgctccctCCAAAACCAGGGAAGAACAAACAACTGGCAGAACAGACAGTATTTCTTATTTCTTTGTTTCCTCATTGTAAATGCACCTTAAAAAAGAGACTGGGAAAGAGAATAAGGAGTCAAAGAAGCTGACACTCTGTCTGTATGTTCAGTGAACTTACTAGCTTATGGGAGTGCCATTCAGGTTCTAGGATTATGCCTTTGTGTACAAAGGCAGAGCCTTTCCAAAGTGGTGACTGCATCTGGTAGCGAGTTAGATTTGAAGTCATGCTGTACAAATAGCtgcattttgctttctgttaCTGATGGTGTCTTATGGAAAATGAAAGCATGGAGGAAATATGTTTATGCTAGTTCTTCATACAGAAATGTTTTTAACAGAGTTGCCATTAACAAAGATTGCAGCATCAGTTTGCCAGAAGAGTTTCTTTCCAAGAAGCCTAAGAGCAATCTGACAGCTGAGCTAGCCTTTGTGTATTATTGGTATGCTTCTTTCTAGCAATTCAGCTCCACACCAAGGCTCATTTGTATCAACATTTTTGTTGGCAATTCATTATACCAGATCACAGTTGAGGAAACAATACTGTTCCACGGAGCATTCTAACTGATGGGTCGGCTCAGTGAGTTGGAAGGAATTGTTTTCAGCATGACTGTTCTGATAAGTAGTTAACAAGTGACTGGTGCTTTATATTGTCTCTTACAGTATGGAGCCAGTGCTTTATATTGTATGAGACATGTAATTCCAAGCTTTCATATGTTatgatgccttttttcctgctgaTATCATTTCTCAGCAAGGCTCTTAAATCATTTTGcagtagaggctgggagagggaagaatTGCTTCACTTATAGACTTCTGCTAACAGTGTATAATTCTGATTATATGTTATGATGGTTTGGTAAATTGTAACTGGTTACATAACTAGTTTAGAGTCTTGGAAAAATTGCAGCTTCAGCACTTGTTACAGTACCAAGTAAATCATTATTGGATGAGAATTTCCTAGAACTAGCCCAGGATACAAAATTAACACATACTGAATCATCAGTTACTTTGTGTATATGTTCTGAATACTCATGTTTTCCCTCACTTGTTGGAATGCTTCAGATCAGTCACAGATGTTGTGTACAAGTGTAAGCCAGAAGCACAGGTACTGATCACTGGTGATTCTTTGGTTATTTATAGCCTAGGGAAAAGAATGACAGGCTAAATTGCAATGTCTTTTAGTAAGCACTTGGAGAAATCAAGTGGTTTTCTGCAGCAGAAGTTCACAAACTGTTCTCTAGAGTTCTTCAGGGCTAATTACTGATGGACTGACTTGGTATCTCTCACTCATGGATGCAGCTGAATGAAAATCAAATACATAGAGCTCTTCAGTGTCATCTTTGGTTGTCTGTTCAGAAAGAAACTGATCAATAAGTTGGTGTAGTAGTAGATATTTCTATAGCTTTTTCTTACTGGAATATAAAGTCTAATAGCCATGATTGATTCAACTTCTAGCAAAATCAAATTTTACTTCAGCAGtgtacagagctgctgcagatacTGAATGCTAACAGTAACCTATAAGCTGAACTACCTGATCTTAGGCACTGTTGGTGGAACCAGGCAGAGAATCCTCATTGCAAGAGGGGCTCATCATGACTTGCTGAAGATGGGTCACTAACTGAAGCACTTGCACTGATCTGCAGCTAAAGCAGCAAGCTGTGGGACTATACCTTTAATATTCACTGACTTACCCAGCTAGACACTAAGCAGTATCTTTGAAATTTGGGAGTTAAATTacaggagcagctccttcctgccaGAAGTTTTgttaatatctttttttttttgtctttgtagtggtttgggtgttccccacctccccccctactttggaaatcacccagactagactcagccagctctggaaatatgaatgcttatatttacagctagcacgatatacaagcagatatttacagtatgtacagttatagacaggaatagacaaggtaaaaggcaatacagaaacacaacagccctcccagaaacttgagtccccaggaggggctcccaactgcccttccaccttctcccacccctctcaaccttagcccagtcccaaggaagaatggaggtttgtccagggggttaggaagcaaagtggattaatcagagagacagcagagtggctagagagagaagtgcagctcagataaggtac encodes the following:
- the SLC4A1AP gene encoding kanadaptin isoform X2; this encodes MEEAMETEAGAEPVAFKLPSRPLAAAPRAAEGGEPGPSPPLPRTAAAPPALRYEEPPWGSRPPAGAGYGLEVLKGGVVAGSVRLEDGSWFLVGRLPGCALTLEHPSVSRHHAVLQYRGAGGSSDSPDAADAAGFYVYDLGSTHGTFLNKARLPPRTYCRVRVGHGLRFGGSSRLFFLQGPTEDQESESELTVTQLKALRKQQQAKLEKTMLGEDSDEEDEKEERSERNQNTDMSCSWGMGEDAEEDEVEENPIAIDFQDTQDAFYMKDPRKALQGFFDREGEELEYEYDDRGHNSWLCRIKLPVDDASGKQLVAEVLHSGKKKEAMIQCALEACRLLDARGVLRQEAVSRKRKSKNWEDQDFYDSDDDTFLDRTGAVEKKRLNRMRKAGKIEEKPETYDSLVTKLNEAENELSEITEKLKGSGKVQSQPAAQDSLDEFMTEIKTGSTLDSVARKKLHLRSFELKKEQQRLKALIKLVKPAELPELKPQSGTYSLEAESKPKKIALPLFGAMKGGSKFKLKTGSLGKLPPKRPDIPESLLKMKDDGPEEEEEEEEEEMVEKQVVDAIKNTESSMEMKKATEEEPGKETITPNGSPCKKKSVEPLRDGVPFLPEPKILRNKSQMEASQEKSQVSEAVCKEPEETSGKVKKSSSSSKVKAVMARLISMKNMATKLRVPQSLAVV
- the SLC4A1AP gene encoding kanadaptin isoform X1 yields the protein MEEAMETEAGAEPVAFKLPSRPLAAAPRAAEGGEPGPSPPLPRTAAAPPALRYEEPPWGSRPPAGAGYGLEVLKGGVVAGSVRLEDGSWFLVGRLPGCALTLEHPSVSRHHAVLQYRGAGGSSDSPDAADAAGFYVYDLGSTHGTFLNKARLPPRTYCRVRVGHGLRFGGSSRLFFLQGPTEDQESESELTVTQLKALRKQQQAKLEKTMLGEDSDEEDEKEERSERNQNTDMSCSWGMGEDAEEDEVEENPIAIDFQDTQDAFYMKDPRKALQGFFDREGEELEYEYDDRGHNSWLCRIKLPVDDASGKQLVAEVLHSGKKKEAMIQCALEACRLLDARGVLRQEAVSRKRKSKNWEDQDFYDSDDDTFLDRTGAVEKKRLNRMRKAGKIEEKPETYDSLVTKLNEAENELSEITEKLKGSGKVQSQPAAQDSLDEFMTEIKTGSTLDSVARKKLHLRSFELKKEQQRLKALIKLVKPAELPELKPQSGTYSLEAESKPKKIALPLFGAMKGGSKFKLKTGSLGKLPPKRPDIPESLLKMKDDGPEEEEEEEEEEMVEKQVVDAIKNTESSMEMKKATEEEPGKETITPNGSPCKKKSVEPLRDGVPFLPEPKILRNKSQMEASQEKSQVSEAVCKEPEETSGKVKKSSSSSKVQQPFFSSQYPDDDPDYCIWVPPAGQSGDGKTHLNEKYGY